A window of the Campylobacter massiliensis genome harbors these coding sequences:
- a CDS encoding HK97 family phage prohead protease, which translates to MKEIRSCEIKASEDMILTGLPIVFNQTATINDSGLSYNEVILPTALDGCDLSDTRLLYNHDNSKVPLARTPKTMKFNKSSAGLEMIATLPDTAEAKSIYAAVKRGDLTAMSFGFKVSEGGDSYDRASNTRTIHKIDKVYEVSVTPYPAYSATSVEARSRINAFNDDERTKKLIELNNIILH; encoded by the coding sequence ATGAAAGAAATCAGAAGTTGCGAGATTAAGGCGAGCGAAGACATGATACTAACGGGCTTGCCGATAGTCTTTAACCAAACGGCCACCATAAACGATAGCGGACTAAGCTACAACGAGGTTATATTGCCTACCGCGCTTGATGGGTGCGATCTAAGCGACACGAGGCTTTTATACAACCACGATAATTCAAAAGTGCCGCTAGCAAGAACTCCAAAAACGATGAAATTTAATAAAAGCTCGGCAGGGCTTGAAATGATAGCTACTTTACCCGATACGGCGGAAGCCAAATCGATATACGCCGCTGTAAAGCGCGGAGACTTAACGGCAATGAGTTTCGGCTTTAAAGTGAGCGAGGGCGGAGACAGCTACGACAGAGCGAGCAATACCCGAACTATTCATAAGATAGACAAGGTATATGAGGTTAGCGTAACGCCATATCCTGCATACAGCGCGACAAGCGTAGAGGCTAGGAGTAGGATAAACGCTTTTAACGACGACGAGCGGACAAAAAAGCTTATCGAACTAAACAACATAATTTTACACTAA
- a CDS encoding terminase large subunit produces MNFVKEYYRKIKSGEILVSKRVEKIYSKLINDMKDKSGQYKFDEKKALRPIEFIEKFCKHSKGEWAGSPLKLDLFQKAFISALFGFVDKKTGLRKYKEAFFMVARKNGKSSLLAGLSLYMLIADGEAGAEVYSVATKKEQAKIVFDETLNMVKQSPQLSKFLKKRKSDLYFSLNMSKMMPLGKNSNTLDGLNSHLVVIDELHGVKDRNLYEVMKQSQSARREPLVIMITTAGTVRECIFDDIYEYACNIADGIFKDDSFLPIIYELDSKDEWKDEKKWIKANPGLGSIKKYTDLSDKAKRAKNSPKDLIGILTKDFNIRESSRNAWLSFDVINNPTTYDEAKFKNVYAIGGANLSITTDLTCATLVTISGGERLVKQMYWIPRDNLETRIKEDKIPYDIWHANGLLRLCDGNTIDYSDVTAWYLEQVKQNGVMVLWVYYDSYSARYWVEEMQTEGFKMIRCIQGAKTLSLPLQILGADLQAKRVNYNNSPILKWCLSNTGVVEDRNANIIPVKSNNPRQRIDGTASLLNAYVGLCEHLTEFERLCDDKR; encoded by the coding sequence ATGAACTTCGTAAAAGAGTATTATCGCAAAATCAAATCGGGCGAAATATTAGTCAGCAAAAGAGTAGAAAAAATTTACTCCAAACTGATAAACGACATGAAAGACAAAAGCGGCCAGTATAAATTCGACGAGAAAAAAGCCTTAAGGCCTATCGAATTTATAGAGAAATTTTGCAAACACTCAAAGGGCGAATGGGCCGGCAGTCCATTAAAGCTCGATCTATTTCAAAAAGCTTTTATCTCTGCACTATTCGGCTTTGTGGATAAAAAAACGGGGCTAAGAAAATACAAAGAGGCCTTTTTTATGGTGGCTAGAAAAAACGGTAAAAGCTCGCTATTAGCAGGCCTTAGCCTTTATATGCTGATCGCCGACGGCGAAGCCGGCGCAGAGGTTTATTCGGTGGCTACCAAAAAAGAGCAAGCTAAGATCGTATTTGACGAAACCCTAAACATGGTCAAACAAAGCCCGCAACTTAGCAAATTTCTAAAAAAGAGAAAGAGCGATTTATATTTTTCTCTTAATATGTCTAAGATGATGCCGTTAGGCAAGAATAGCAACACTCTAGACGGGCTCAATTCTCATTTGGTAGTTATCGACGAGCTCCACGGCGTAAAAGACAGAAATCTTTACGAGGTTATGAAGCAAAGCCAATCTGCGCGCCGCGAGCCGTTGGTAATTATGATCACGACTGCCGGCACGGTCAGGGAGTGTATATTCGATGATATTTACGAATATGCTTGTAATATCGCAGACGGCATTTTTAAAGACGATAGCTTTTTGCCTATTATCTATGAGCTTGATAGCAAAGACGAATGGAAAGACGAGAAAAAATGGATCAAAGCAAATCCGGGGCTAGGAAGCATCAAAAAATACACCGACTTGTCAGATAAGGCCAAAAGAGCCAAAAATAGCCCGAAAGATTTAATCGGTATTCTTACTAAAGATTTTAATATCAGAGAAAGCTCGCGCAATGCTTGGCTAAGCTTTGACGTCATCAACAATCCAACAACCTACGACGAGGCTAAATTTAAGAACGTATACGCCATAGGCGGGGCCAATCTATCAATAACGACTGATTTAACCTGCGCTACGCTAGTAACGATAAGCGGCGGCGAAAGATTAGTTAAGCAGATGTATTGGATACCTAGGGATAATCTAGAGACTAGGATCAAAGAAGACAAGATACCTTACGATATTTGGCACGCAAACGGGCTTTTAAGGCTTTGCGACGGAAACACTATCGACTATTCGGACGTTACGGCGTGGTATTTAGAACAAGTAAAACAAAACGGGGTTATGGTGCTATGGGTTTACTACGATAGCTATTCGGCTCGCTACTGGGTAGAGGAAATGCAAACGGAGGGCTTTAAGATGATCAGATGTATTCAGGGAGCTAAAACCTTATCGCTGCCCTTGCAAATCCTAGGAGCCGACTTGCAGGCTAAAAGGGTAAATTACAACAACAGCCCGATCCTAAAATGGTGCTTGAGTAATACTGGAGTCGTAGAGGATAGAAACGCAAATATAATCCCCGTAAAAAGCAACAATCCGCGCCAAAGAATAGACGGCACGGCATCGCTACTAAACGCTTACGTCGGGTTGTGCGAACATTTAACAGAATTTGAAAGGCTTTGTGATGATAAAAGATAA
- a CDS encoding HNH endonuclease — MRSIDNKFYQSQNWKKTRNAYYISQNGICERCGGIGRIVHHKKHLSKANQNDFNLTLHWENLELLCQDCHNKEHFERSCTVEGLKFDENGDLVKVFG; from the coding sequence ATGAGAAGCATTGATAATAAATTCTATCAAAGCCAAAATTGGAAAAAGACGCGCAACGCTTATTATATTTCTCAAAATGGAATATGCGAGCGTTGCGGCGGCATAGGTAGGATAGTCCATCACAAAAAGCATCTAAGCAAAGCCAATCAGAACGATTTTAATTTAACATTGCATTGGGAGAACCTGGAGCTGCTTTGTCAGGACTGCCACAACAAAGAACACTTTGAGAGAAGTTGCACGGTAGAGGGATTAAAATTTGACGAGAACGGCGATTTAGTTAAGGTCTTTGGATAG
- the thrS gene encoding threonine--tRNA ligase, whose protein sequence is MSDIIAYKLDGNIVDTQSINGRENAAEPIYFDNSPDALNVIRHSCAHLMAQAIKELYPQAKFFVGPNVEDGFYYDFKVDEANSKLSDEDLEAIEAKMKELAEAKQDIVKTCSTKTAMSDKFKDDELKQEVLKRIPEGEVSSYKQGNFEDLCRGPHLPNTKFLRFFKLTRVAGAYLGGDETREMINRIYGTAFADKESLKEHIRIIEEAKKRDHRKLGVEMKLFTFDEEVGGGLPIWLPNGGRLRSKLEQILYKAHRDRGYEPVRGPELLKADVWKKSGHYANYKENMYFTTIDEAEYGIKPMNCVGHIKVYQSDIRSYRDLPLKFFEYGVVHRHEKSGVLHGLFRVREFAQDDSHIFCMPSQIKENILEILKFAGKIMENFGFHYEMEISTKPAKAIGGDEIWETATKALKEALDENGFKYGIDEGGGAFYGPKIDIKITDALKRKWQCGTIQVDFNLPERFDLGYIDANNERQQPVMLHRALLGSFERFIGILIEHTGGELPFFVAPTQVVIVPISDAHLDYAKTVAKELRKIGVDSEIASKNESLNKRIRTAEKQRVPMIAVLGDNEVANSAIALRDRTTREQKDMKLDEFVELLKSKLAEVSF, encoded by the coding sequence ATGAGCGATATCATCGCATACAAACTGGATGGAAACATAGTCGATACCCAGAGTATCAACGGGCGAGAAAACGCCGCAGAACCGATTTATTTTGACAACTCCCCCGACGCGCTAAACGTCATCAGACACTCCTGTGCGCACCTCATGGCGCAGGCTATCAAAGAGCTTTATCCGCAGGCTAAATTTTTCGTCGGACCAAACGTCGAGGACGGATTTTATTATGATTTTAAAGTCGACGAGGCCAACAGCAAGCTTAGCGACGAGGATCTAGAGGCGATAGAAGCCAAGATGAAAGAGCTAGCCGAAGCAAAACAGGACATCGTCAAAACCTGCTCGACCAAAACCGCGATGAGCGATAAATTTAAAGACGACGAGCTAAAACAAGAGGTACTAAAACGTATCCCCGAGGGCGAAGTCAGTAGCTACAAGCAAGGAAATTTCGAGGATTTGTGCCGCGGACCGCACTTGCCAAATACCAAATTTTTAAGATTTTTTAAACTAACGCGAGTAGCCGGCGCGTATCTTGGCGGCGACGAGACGCGCGAGATGATAAACCGCATCTACGGCACCGCATTTGCCGATAAAGAGAGCCTAAAAGAGCACATCCGCATCATCGAAGAGGCCAAAAAACGCGACCACAGAAAGCTTGGCGTCGAGATGAAGTTATTTACATTTGACGAAGAGGTCGGCGGCGGTCTGCCGATCTGGCTACCAAACGGCGGACGCTTGCGCTCAAAGCTAGAGCAAATTTTATACAAAGCCCACCGAGACCGCGGCTACGAGCCGGTTAGAGGCCCCGAGCTACTAAAAGCCGACGTGTGGAAAAAGAGCGGCCACTACGCAAATTATAAAGAAAATATGTACTTTACGACGATAGACGAGGCAGAATACGGAATAAAGCCGATGAACTGCGTCGGCCACATCAAGGTCTATCAAAGCGACATCCGCTCATACCGCGATTTGCCGCTTAAATTTTTCGAATACGGCGTCGTGCATCGCCACGAAAAAAGCGGCGTTTTGCACGGACTTTTCAGGGTGCGCGAATTTGCCCAGGACGACTCGCACATCTTTTGTATGCCGAGCCAGATAAAAGAAAATATCCTAGAAATTTTAAAATTTGCCGGCAAAATAATGGAAAATTTCGGCTTCCACTACGAGATGGAGATTTCGACCAAGCCTGCAAAAGCTATCGGCGGGGACGAAATTTGGGAAACGGCGACCAAAGCGCTAAAAGAAGCGCTTGACGAAAACGGCTTTAAATACGGTATCGACGAGGGCGGCGGCGCATTCTACGGCCCAAAAATCGACATAAAAATCACCGACGCACTAAAACGAAAATGGCAGTGCGGCACGATACAGGTAGACTTTAACCTGCCTGAGCGCTTTGACTTAGGCTACATCGACGCAAATAACGAGCGCCAGCAACCGGTTATGCTTCACCGCGCGCTACTGGGAAGCTTCGAGCGATTTATCGGCATTTTAATCGAGCACACGGGCGGCGAGCTACCGTTTTTCGTCGCTCCGACGCAAGTAGTCATCGTGCCGATCAGCGACGCGCACCTAGACTACGCCAAAACAGTCGCCAAAGAGCTTCGCAAAATCGGCGTAGATAGCGAAATCGCGAGCAAGAACGAGAGCCTAAACAAACGCATCCGCACCGCAGAAAAACAGCGCGTGCCTATGATCGCGGTACTGGGCGACAACGAAGTGGCAAATAGCGCCATCGCCCTGCGCGACCGCACGACTAGAGAACAAAAAGATATGAAGCTGGATGAATTCGTCGAGTTACTCAAATCAAAACTCGCCGAGGTAAGTTTTTGA
- a CDS encoding phage portal protein has protein sequence MKTIFNFFKRKPKPQEFSLIANQNAFGAFGGDAYSSDIYRGAIDAIARNAAKLKGSHVIKDELNKQAVSNINYLLQIQPNELMNAYDFLYKVVTRLYIHNNAFILIDEDETGIKGFYPIDATNAAFLQDGRGELYIRFIAKDGELIQKYKNIIHLRRHFNGSKYFGDSNDAINNTLDLAHTQNEGLNTAIKAGANIRGIMKYEQVLPDAEMTKMRERFIKDFLGVSNNGGVVITDAKSSFLPIESKPVSIDDKQLAAIKNKIYDYLGISENIVKSNYNENEWGAFYESVIEPLAVQMSLEFTRKIFTQREIKFKNYITFESGRLQFSSNATKINLISELMPYGLLSINQALEILNLPAVQDGDKRLQTLNVVDADKANKYQVGE, from the coding sequence ATGAAGACGATTTTTAACTTTTTCAAAAGAAAACCCAAGCCGCAAGAATTTAGCCTGATCGCTAACCAAAACGCATTTGGAGCATTCGGCGGCGATGCATACTCAAGCGACATTTACAGAGGGGCGATCGATGCGATAGCAAGAAACGCTGCAAAACTCAAAGGCTCGCACGTCATCAAAGACGAGCTAAACAAGCAGGCCGTAAGCAACATTAACTACTTACTCCAAATTCAGCCAAATGAACTAATGAACGCTTACGATTTTTTGTATAAGGTGGTAACTCGCCTTTATATTCATAATAACGCCTTTATCTTGATAGACGAGGACGAAACGGGCATCAAAGGCTTTTATCCTATCGATGCGACCAATGCGGCATTTTTGCAGGACGGACGCGGAGAGCTTTATATTAGGTTTATCGCTAAAGACGGGGAGTTAATCCAAAAATACAAAAATATCATTCACCTAAGACGCCATTTTAACGGCTCTAAATATTTCGGCGACAGCAACGATGCGATCAACAATACCTTAGATTTGGCCCATACTCAAAACGAGGGGCTAAATACCGCCATAAAAGCCGGGGCTAATATCAGAGGCATTATGAAATACGAGCAGGTGCTACCCGATGCCGAAATGACAAAGATGCGCGAGCGGTTTATAAAAGACTTTTTAGGCGTGTCTAATAACGGCGGCGTAGTAATAACAGACGCCAAAAGCTCGTTTCTACCGATCGAGAGTAAGCCCGTAAGCATAGACGATAAACAGCTAGCAGCGATAAAAAATAAAATTTACGACTATTTGGGTATTAGCGAAAATATCGTAAAGAGTAATTATAACGAGAACGAATGGGGAGCTTTTTACGAAAGCGTAATAGAGCCCTTGGCCGTGCAGATGAGCTTAGAATTTACTAGAAAGATTTTCACCCAAAGAGAGATTAAATTTAAAAACTATATTACATTTGAGAGCGGCAGACTTCAATTTTCAAGCAATGCCACTAAAATAAATTTAATTTCCGAGCTTATGCCCTACGGACTGCTTAGTATAAATCAGGCATTAGAAATTTTAAATCTGCCAGCCGTGCAAGACGGAGACAAAAGACTTCAAACGCTTAACGTAGTAGATGCAGACAAAGCTAATAAATATCAGGTAGGAGAGTAA
- a CDS encoding head-tail connector protein, which yields MIEVAEAREWLRLDGDENDEIIKGLLNAIPDYIEVSTGLNKQAQEKEPLAKQLSKFILILWYNAEQSESEKLGKVIDNLLKALSLKAGFSR from the coding sequence ATGATAGAAGTCGCAGAAGCTAGAGAGTGGCTAAGGCTCGACGGCGACGAGAACGACGAAATAATAAAGGGGTTGCTAAATGCAATCCCTGATTATATCGAGGTAAGTACCGGGCTAAACAAGCAGGCGCAAGAAAAAGAGCCGCTAGCCAAACAACTAAGTAAATTTATCTTGATACTTTGGTATAACGCCGAGCAAAGCGAGAGCGAGAAGCTAGGCAAGGTTATAGATAATCTCTTAAAAGCGTTATCGCTCAAAGCCGGGTTTAGTAGATGA
- the infC gene encoding translation initiation factor IF-3, with protein MAKENEVLLNEDIRASEVRCVGDDGTAYGVIPRVEALKIADKMGLDLVLIAPDAKPPVCKIMDYGKFRYQQEKKQKEAKKKQKTIEIKEIKLSVKIAQNDINYKVKHALEFLEDGKHVKFRVFLKGREMSNPEAGVAMLQKVWEMVKDVSDRDKEPLLEGRYVNMLVTPKR; from the coding sequence TTGGCTAAAGAAAACGAAGTGTTGCTCAACGAAGATATCAGAGCGAGCGAAGTAAGATGCGTGGGGGACGACGGCACCGCATACGGCGTCATCCCAAGAGTAGAGGCCTTGAAAATCGCCGATAAAATGGGGCTTGATCTGGTGCTAATCGCACCTGACGCTAAACCTCCCGTTTGCAAGATAATGGACTACGGCAAATTCCGCTATCAGCAGGAAAAAAAGCAAAAAGAGGCCAAGAAAAAGCAAAAAACGATCGAAATAAAAGAGATCAAGCTCTCCGTCAAAATCGCTCAAAACGACATCAACTATAAAGTCAAGCACGCGCTTGAGTTTCTAGAAGACGGCAAACACGTCAAATTTCGCGTATTTCTAAAAGGCCGCGAGATGAGCAATCCCGAAGCCGGCGTCGCGATGCTACAAAAAGTATGGGAGATGGTAAAAGACGTCTCCGACCGCGATAAAGAGCCGCTGCTGGAAGGCCGCTACGTCAATATGTTGGTAACGCCGAAGAGGTAA
- a CDS encoding DUF3137 domain-containing protein, which produces MGEKPARNLSENAQNSAQSELSPELKELENERVNLVAAIKKANLIGIGVGICAGAAIAYLLDAIFGVMLGAISYAATTSLLTASKRREFRANFKRQIIENIVKKYGLSYDKDRGLGLDDFFTIYDCTVHQWSSEDLVEGDIDGVSVKFSDFYAAKKVKKKNSTETVVLFRGVLFKADFNKTLSSITQISHVNSGNLAIYGKKANMDDVRFEEMFDVYTTDQIGARYALSPALMEKFTQLCLRLDAPVNAVLKGSQIFIAVETWRDDFEPQLGKSLMDEATLTAYESEIESFTQIIKELNLNRKIW; this is translated from the coding sequence TTGGGCGAAAAACCCGCCCGAAATTTAAGCGAGAATGCTCAAAACTCAGCCCAAAGCGAGCTTTCGCCCGAGCTAAAAGAGCTAGAAAACGAGCGCGTAAATTTAGTCGCCGCTATCAAAAAAGCAAATTTGATCGGCATTGGCGTCGGCATTTGCGCGGGCGCGGCGATAGCGTATCTTTTAGACGCGATTTTTGGCGTGATGCTTGGCGCTATCTCTTACGCCGCGACGACCAGCCTTTTGACTGCGTCTAAAAGGCGAGAATTTAGGGCAAATTTTAAACGCCAAATCATAGAAAATATCGTAAAAAAATACGGCCTTAGCTACGATAAAGACCGCGGACTGGGGCTTGATGATTTTTTTACTATTTATGATTGTACGGTACACCAGTGGAGCAGCGAGGATCTGGTGGAGGGCGATATAGATGGCGTTAGCGTCAAATTTAGCGACTTTTACGCCGCCAAAAAGGTGAAAAAGAAAAATAGCACCGAGACAGTCGTGCTATTTCGAGGCGTGCTTTTTAAGGCCGATTTTAACAAAACCTTAAGCTCCATAACTCAAATTTCGCATGTAAACTCAGGAAATTTAGCAATCTACGGCAAAAAGGCGAATATGGACGACGTGAGATTCGAGGAGATGTTTGACGTCTATACGACCGATCAGATCGGCGCTAGATACGCGCTTAGCCCGGCGCTAATGGAAAAATTTACCCAGCTTTGCCTAAGACTAGACGCGCCGGTAAACGCCGTTTTAAAGGGTAGCCAAATCTTCATCGCTGTAGAGACCTGGCGCGACGACTTTGAGCCGCAGCTTGGCAAATCGCTAATGGACGAAGCGACGCTAACTGCCTACGAGAGCGAGATAGAGAGCTTTACGCAGATAATAAAAGAGCTAAATTTAAACCGCAAAATTTGGTAA
- a CDS encoding phage head closure protein, with translation MIKDKKISILGYVSTTNEYGEVEKQQQYLLKDVWAYVRQLSAKEAYERAQIQSEAEILFTVNFNEALKDKSLIDYEIKFRGNTYQITGIDYYEFGKRDVKIYAKPKGNNHN, from the coding sequence ATGATAAAAGATAAAAAGATCAGTATATTAGGTTACGTCTCGACTACGAACGAATACGGCGAGGTTGAAAAACAGCAGCAATACTTGCTAAAAGATGTTTGGGCTTATGTAAGGCAGCTATCGGCGAAAGAGGCTTATGAGCGAGCGCAAATTCAATCTGAAGCCGAGATTTTATTCACGGTAAATTTCAATGAGGCTTTAAAGGATAAGAGCCTGATCGACTACGAGATCAAATTTAGAGGCAACACCTACCAAATAACCGGCATAGACTATTACGAATTTGGCAAGCGAGATGTTAAAATTTATGCTAAGCCAAAAGGCAATAATCACAATTAG
- a CDS encoding phage major capsid protein, whose translation MKFNTVAEAFNHYKTKTLKEIEARAQEIKQEINTNANIDMNEINIEIDGLKEAKAHLGEKQTRSKEDGLKELDNMGFEVRSAEPKDVFGTSEYKQAFFKTLLNQPLNATEQRAMNTAQMELRASGFANLSNVAGVIPTSTLNEVISKARTQGGVIGVSRGFAMPSNIDIPVGTPTSKASWHTEGADVSEERPDIAIVNFKAYEIMKVFSLSVAASKMSVSAFETYIIEELQSSVMNCISDALINGTGTNQGKGVLSGISWVKDSNHFEFKKAGLTYADVVKVAGALKRGYASNAKWVMSNATLFNLFYGLTDTNGRPIFVLDPKSENVGKILGFEVIVDDYMANDNVIFGNFDYLGYNLPSGIMLESSTQSSFKSGKIDYRALAIADCKPIVDEAFIKLTRAA comes from the coding sequence ATGAAATTTAATACCGTGGCGGAAGCCTTTAACCACTACAAAACAAAAACCCTAAAAGAAATCGAAGCTAGAGCGCAGGAGATCAAGCAAGAGATCAACACTAACGCCAATATCGATATGAATGAGATAAATATCGAAATCGACGGCCTAAAAGAAGCTAAAGCGCATCTAGGCGAAAAGCAGACTAGAAGCAAAGAGGACGGCTTAAAAGAGCTTGACAATATGGGCTTTGAAGTAAGAAGCGCAGAGCCAAAAGACGTATTTGGCACAAGCGAATATAAACAAGCCTTTTTCAAAACCTTGCTAAATCAACCGCTAAATGCGACCGAACAAAGAGCTATGAACACGGCACAGATGGAGCTAAGAGCGTCCGGCTTTGCAAACTTAAGCAATGTCGCAGGCGTAATCCCTACATCTACGCTAAACGAAGTAATAAGTAAGGCTAGAACGCAAGGCGGCGTAATTGGGGTTTCAAGAGGCTTTGCGATGCCGTCTAATATCGATATACCGGTAGGAACTCCAACTTCTAAAGCCAGCTGGCACACAGAGGGCGCAGACGTGAGCGAGGAAAGACCGGATATTGCAATAGTTAATTTTAAAGCCTACGAGATAATGAAAGTCTTTTCTCTATCGGTAGCCGCCTCAAAAATGAGCGTATCGGCATTTGAGACCTACATCATAGAGGAACTCCAAAGCTCTGTAATGAATTGTATCTCGGATGCACTTATTAACGGCACGGGCACTAATCAGGGCAAAGGCGTGCTAAGCGGTATATCTTGGGTAAAAGATAGCAACCACTTTGAATTCAAAAAAGCCGGATTAACTTATGCCGACGTGGTAAAAGTAGCGGGAGCGTTAAAGCGAGGCTATGCATCAAACGCTAAATGGGTGATGAGCAACGCAACGCTATTTAATCTATTCTACGGACTAACCGACACGAACGGACGCCCGATATTCGTACTTGATCCAAAGAGCGAGAACGTAGGTAAGATATTAGGCTTTGAGGTTATAGTGGATGACTACATGGCAAACGATAATGTAATATTCGGAAACTTCGACTACCTAGGCTATAACCTACCTAGCGGCATAATGCTTGAAAGCTCAACGCAGTCAAGCTTTAAGTCCGGCAAGATAGATTATAGGGCTTTGGCGATAGCCGACTGCAAGCCGATAGTAGACGAAGCCTTTATCAAGCTAACAAGGGCGGCGTAA